The nucleotide sequence TATATCCATCCAGTATCATTGAATATATCTTTTCTAACTGCTCTATACCCTTTTTCAGGATGGATAGTATGGTAATTATTAATGAGCTGTTTGAGTGTTTCTTTTGTTTCTTGTCTTGGTGTTTTAATATCTATTCTCATTAACCATCTATAATATCCACTCCTACTAATTCCGATATATTCACACAAGTCGTTTATATAGTATTTAACTCTGAACTTATGGATCAAACTATACTCATAATTTAGAAGTTGTTTTTTTTTAAGTATTTGACATCCTCCGAGCTATAACCTTTTTTTTAAACGTTCTATTTCTACTTTAAGCATGAGTATTTCATGCTTTAAAGACTCAATTGATGCTTCTTCTTGATTCGTTGGTATTTTATCTCTTATTTTTCTTTTAGTTATTAAACCACTGATCCCTTCTGTTTGATACTTCTCTACCCACTGTCTTTGTGTTTTGGTAGCGACGTTATATTCCCTCATAATGGATTTTTTACTGATGTGATCATTTAATATCATCTTAACAATCTTTAGTTTGAAGTCAACACTATACTCATTCATAGGCTTTCTGCTCCTTATATTTTTATATTATACAATATGTTCTTTTAGGTGGTACCTATGTGTCCCACTTTTTCATAGCAGAGCAATGGTAATCGTGTAAATCTAACTTGTAATCGTGTAAATTGTTGAGTAATCGTTAAATTGTAGTTTAGATTTTTCTGTTTCCGCCCATTTTTAACATTTAATCGTCCAATACTAAATAATATAATTTTTATACTTTTCTGGCATAAAGGAAAAAACACCCTATCTGCCAAACAAAAAAAGGCCTGATACGATTGTATCAAACCTATTCTATCAACTTGGAGCGGGTGAGCGGAATCGAACCGCCGTCTTCAGCTTGGAAGGCTGGAGTAATAGCCATTATACGACACCCGCAAAGGATGGTCGGGAAGACAGGATTTGAACCTGCGGCCCCCTGGTCCCAAACCAGGTGCTCCACCAAGCTGAGCTACTTCCCGATGCTCACATGCTTAATTATTGTATCAAATGGAATAGATATTGTCAACAACTTTCGATAACTTAATATCAAATTCCATAAAGATTTTTTAAAGCGTGGATTTAAAGTAAATTTTATGCTTTTTAATCATGGGGTCATATAAAAACTATTCTTAAAATATACGCTAATTTGTTTGTTTTTTCAAGAGGTAAAATTAAAAATTATAAATATATATTTATAATGTAATAACAGATGCCTTGAGTAACCTCAAAGCATCTTGACTTTCATTCTATTGATTCTTTTCTGTTTCTTTGATGTAATTTACTTCCATATCTTACAATCCATGAAATCAATTCAGTTAAAAGTAAGACTCCACCAGTTATCACAATATAGATTGCAACAATTTGATTTGGGTGATCTCGGTATATCCAACCATCTGGTTGAAGTTTACCTAGTTCAATATGAAGTGCCATAATAAATACCATGAATGCTCCAAATCCAACCTGATATAATAAGTTTACCCATTCTTATACGATGCATTGGATGTTTTAAACTCAAAATCAAGCGAATCATGATAAATCCTAGTATACATATTAATATTCCAAATGGTAAAGCGAATAACTTTCGATCTAATAGACCGATTGACGAAGGTTCACCCATAAAACTAGATGCAATCGGTATCAACAAAATAAAATAGACTAAACCAACTGTTCAAATAAAATTCAATCGATAAAGATGATTGAGCCTCACCTTATCATCAACGAATGGCATACTTTGACCTTTTACCATCCATAAAACAAATCCAGTAACTAAAGCTAACTAAATGATGAATGCTAAGACATATAGTGATGTATTTAGAAACAACATTAAGACATTGAGAAGTGTTGCTGCCAAAAGAATTAATTCAGGTAAAATAACATACTTAAAATGTTTTTCTTGATCCATAAGGAACCTCCTGTTATCTTATTAAATCTTTTAAATTTAATGCTTTTGACTGAACAAAGGATGTCTTTTAGTTCTTAAATTATGCTGCTTTTTTTAATACCTTAATTTCCTTGATTTTATCATAATATCAAGGATAGTGTTAGTAATCAAATTTTTGCTTATAAATAATGACGAAAAAAAAGAGTCTATCGTAGACTCTAT is from Acholeplasma equirhinis and encodes:
- a CDS encoding helix-turn-helix domain-containing protein, giving the protein MNEYSVDFKLKIVKMILNDHISKKSIMREYNVATKTQRQWVEKYQTEGISGLITKRKIRDKIPTNQEEASIESLKHEILMLKVEIERLKKRL